A genomic segment from Leopardus geoffroyi isolate Oge1 chromosome A2, O.geoffroyi_Oge1_pat1.0, whole genome shotgun sequence encodes:
- the INKA1 gene encoding PAK4-inhibitor INKA1 isoform X1 produces MLGRWRRRELQRARSRGASQRARVPLAGPLGPFRAGPAGVRRGTGRPGGGSGTGMHSARLDSFLSQLRWELLCGRDTGSPPMSGPLPPSPKPGPGVWLSHGLRASDALEEDSVGCVEEEEGMVTGDKGIALGSPREHVLDWDSGFSEVSGSTWREDELPVLQHPTPPAWPPHRQRLSASGIPLPSRAPVAGAPPARRPRPKSTPDACLEHWRGLEAEDWTAALLNRGRSRQPLVLGDNCFADLVHNWMELPEAAGEGDDGGGPRARARPPQFLLGLSEQLRRQLARARRATMAGKRLSCPPRPEPELPADVSQFAALMSCRSRQPIICNDVSYL; encoded by the exons ATGTtggggcggtggcggcggcgggagCTACAGAGAGCGAGGAGCCGCGGCGCCAGTCAGAGGGCCAGGGTGCCGCTGGCCGGCCCGCTGGGCCCGTTCCGCGCCGGTCCCGCTGGAGTTCGAAGAGGAACTGGCAGGCCTGGCGGGGGCTCCGGCACGGGCATGCACAGCGCCCGGCTTGACAGCTTCCTGAGCCAGCTCCGCTGGGAACTG CTGTGTGGCCGGGACACTGGCTCACCCCCCATGTCTGGCCCCCTTCCACCATCCCCCAAACCTGGCCCAGGTGTTTGGCTTAGCCATGGACTCAGGGCCTCAGATGCCTTGGAAGAGGACTCAGTCGGCTgtgtggaagaggaagaaggtaTGGTGACAGGAGACAAGGGTATTGCCTTGGGGAGCCCAAGGGAGCATGTCCTGGACTGGGACTCTGGCTTCTCTGAGGTGTCGGGCAGCACATGGAGAGAGGATGAGCTGCCTGTACTCCAGCACCCAACACCCCCAGCATGGCCCCCCCATAGACAGCGCCTCTCGGCCAGTGGCATTCCCCTGCCTAGCAGGGCCCCTGTGGCCGGTGCACCACCTGCCCGTCGACCACGGCCCAAGTCTACACCAGACGCTTGCCTGGAGCACTGGCGGGGCTTGGAAGCTGAAGACTGGACTGCAGCCCTGCTGAACAGAGGTCGCAGTCGTCAGCCCCTAGTGCTGGGCGACAACTGCTTTGCTGACTTGGTGCACAACTGGATGGAGCTACCAGAGGCAGCAGGTGAGGGGGATGATGGTGGTGGTCCCCGTGCCCGTGCTCGGCCCCCTCAGTTCCTGCTTGGGCTCTCTGAGCAGCTGCGGCGCCAGCTGGCCAGGGCACGCAGGGCTACTATGGCAGGAAAGCGACTGTCATGCCCACCTCGCCCGGAACCTGAACTGCCTGCAGATGTCTCACAATTTGCAGCCCTCATGAGCTGCCGAAGCCGCCAACCCATCATCTGCAATGATGTCAGCTACCTCTGA
- the INKA1 gene encoding PAK4-inhibitor INKA1 isoform X2, translating into MSGPLPPSPKPGPGVWLSHGLRASDALEEDSVGCVEEEEGMVTGDKGIALGSPREHVLDWDSGFSEVSGSTWREDELPVLQHPTPPAWPPHRQRLSASGIPLPSRAPVAGAPPARRPRPKSTPDACLEHWRGLEAEDWTAALLNRGRSRQPLVLGDNCFADLVHNWMELPEAAGEGDDGGGPRARARPPQFLLGLSEQLRRQLARARRATMAGKRLSCPPRPEPELPADVSQFAALMSCRSRQPIICNDVSYL; encoded by the coding sequence ATGTCTGGCCCCCTTCCACCATCCCCCAAACCTGGCCCAGGTGTTTGGCTTAGCCATGGACTCAGGGCCTCAGATGCCTTGGAAGAGGACTCAGTCGGCTgtgtggaagaggaagaaggtaTGGTGACAGGAGACAAGGGTATTGCCTTGGGGAGCCCAAGGGAGCATGTCCTGGACTGGGACTCTGGCTTCTCTGAGGTGTCGGGCAGCACATGGAGAGAGGATGAGCTGCCTGTACTCCAGCACCCAACACCCCCAGCATGGCCCCCCCATAGACAGCGCCTCTCGGCCAGTGGCATTCCCCTGCCTAGCAGGGCCCCTGTGGCCGGTGCACCACCTGCCCGTCGACCACGGCCCAAGTCTACACCAGACGCTTGCCTGGAGCACTGGCGGGGCTTGGAAGCTGAAGACTGGACTGCAGCCCTGCTGAACAGAGGTCGCAGTCGTCAGCCCCTAGTGCTGGGCGACAACTGCTTTGCTGACTTGGTGCACAACTGGATGGAGCTACCAGAGGCAGCAGGTGAGGGGGATGATGGTGGTGGTCCCCGTGCCCGTGCTCGGCCCCCTCAGTTCCTGCTTGGGCTCTCTGAGCAGCTGCGGCGCCAGCTGGCCAGGGCACGCAGGGCTACTATGGCAGGAAAGCGACTGTCATGCCCACCTCGCCCGGAACCTGAACTGCCTGCAGATGTCTCACAATTTGCAGCCCTCATGAGCTGCCGAAGCCGCCAACCCATCATCTGCAATGATGTCAGCTACCTCTGA